TTGAAACGCGTCGGTGGCCTTGCCACGTGTATCACTGCGGCTGGAACCCTCACCGGAATGGCAGCGGCGTCGGCCCCTGAAAACTACTTCAGTAGCCAGTCAACTGACAACCTCGAGGACAGGCACCGTTATCTCGCGGGAATCAACAAGGAAGGCACGTGGCCGAATTCGGATTACACGACCTGGTACGACTCTACGCACAAACTCAGCGTCGGTCAGTACCGCCCGTTCACTCGCGGGAACGACGACGAGATCGTCCCATTCCGAATCTCTTCTCAGGCGTTCGCGGAGGGAAGCGAACAGTGGGGCGACGGCGAACGGACGACGGACCTTTCCGAAACGATCGCTGCAGATGGCCTCGCTGTCAACGTCCGAAACGTCGACGGTGCGTCGAAAAGCGATCTCAGCCAGTGGATCGGTAACCCCACAGAGAGCGACTACGTCGCAGTCCGAAACGCGAGCGGGCCGATGGAGGACGTCGACGAAGATACGTCAGAAGCCAGTGACGTGCTAGGCTGGGGCCTGAGCACGATGATGAGCTTTTCCAGCGTTCCCCTCTCTGTAACGAGTGCGGCTTCGCTCGTGACCGCACTCGGTACGACCCCGCCGACGCCGCAGAAGCCCTACACCGAATGGGATCCGTGGCCCCACTGGGTCGACGACCCGATGTTCCAGTCGTTTGTTCGACATGACGACGGGCGAACAAACGGCGGCACGTCGGAGATCAGCCAGTATCTCCATTGGGGGCTCCAGAAGCCACAGGACGCTACCGTGGAACTGGAGATTTTCGCGTCGACCTACCAGATAGCGTGTCCGGTCGGATCCGGTGAAACGACACCCGGCTACGAGTGTGCCGACGGATCCGGTGATTACGAGACTGGCGGCGTCGATACGTTCAGTCGCGTCTACAATATCGAGGTCTGAGCCCTCGCTGCATCTCTTGAGGTGACTCGCAGTCAGTGGCCATTCGTCGTGATTCGCTGGAGAACGTCGGCTACCGATGGATCTCCACTTCCTGAAGTGATTCTCTCGGCGGCACGATCGTATTTTCTCATTCAGAAAAACCGGACCGCTTTTCATAGCCATGCCGAAACGAACAGCTATACCAGTGAGTGAGGAAACAGACCTGTCGACATTGCTCGCGGTTCTCGACGATGAGTACGCACGGGATATCCTCACTCACACGAGCGTCGAACCCATGTCTGCCAGTACATTGAGCGAACGGTGTGACGCGTCTCTCCCAACGATCTATCGGCGGCTCGATCGGCTCGAGGAGTGTGACCTCGTCACTGAAGAGACGGAACTCGCCTCCGACGGCAATCACTACAGCGTCTACAGTGCGAACCTCGACCGACTAGAGCTGTCGCTGGAGGATGGCTCGTTCACTCTCGAGTTGACGTATCGCGAGGAAGACGTCGCCGACAAATTCACTCGTATGTGGGAGGGGATGCGATGAGTCGGAAGATCGTCCGGATCGACGAGGCGACGTTGTTCGAGTTGTTGACAGTTGCCAGTCTCTTCCTCGTCGCACTCTTCGGAACCATTATCGCGTACCAGGCTTACCGGGGCTACCGACGGAACGACGCGTCGTCGATGTTCTATCTCGCCGTCGGACTCCTCTTGCTGACGCTGTGTCCCTTCCTGGTCAACGTCGCGATGACGACGTTCATCAGCCCGGATCGGATCGTCATCGCACTGCTCGAGAATGTGAGCCGACTGTTCGGACTGGTTGCGATTACCTACTCGCTGTACGGACACCACTGACTGACGCGTCACAATCGGCAAACGTGTAGGGCCGAAGCCATCCCGATATCACCGGTTCTGCTGGCAGTGAGGAAGGGGTCGAACGACGCATCACGCCCCCGCGCGAGGGGGAATCGCGGGGGCGTAGGGGGCAGCAGGCGT
This genomic stretch from Natrinema sp. SYSU A 869 harbors:
- a CDS encoding winged helix-turn-helix domain-containing protein, whose amino-acid sequence is MSEETDLSTLLAVLDDEYARDILTHTSVEPMSASTLSERCDASLPTIYRRLDRLEECDLVTEETELASDGNHYSVYSANLDRLELSLEDGSFTLELTYREEDVADKFTRMWEGMR